GCCCCAACCCAGTGCCGCCGGGCCGGGTCGAGCCCTGGAAGGCCTCGAACAGACGCTTGCGCGCCATTTCCGACACGCCCGGCCCGGTATCGGCGACCTCGATGGTCACCACCGCCCCGTCGCGGCGGGCGGAGACGCGGATCATGTCGCGGGCGGGATCGATGTCGCCGCGCCCCTCGATCGCCTGCAACGCGTTGCGGACCAGATTGATCAGCACGCGGAACAGCTGATCGGCGTCGGCATCGACCTCCAGGCCGGACGGCACCGCGTTGACGAAGCGCAGCTCCGCGTTGGTATCGAGGCCCAGGGTGTCGCCGACCTCGTCGACCAGGGCGGACAGGGCGATCCTGCGGCGCTCGGGCGGGGATTCGTGCGCCGAGCCGTATTTCAGCGTGTTAGTGCAGAATTCGCCGGCGCGGTCGAGCGTACGGATCAGCTTGGGCGCCAGCCGCTTCACCAGCGGATCGTCGACGGCGCCGACGCGGTCGACGATAAGCTGGGCGGACGCCAGCATGTTGCGCAGGTCGTGGTTGATCTTGGACACGGCCAGCCCCATCGCGGCGAGCCGGTTCTTCTGGTTCAGCGTGCCGATCAGCTCCTGCTGCAGATGGGCGAGTTCTCCCTCGGCGACGCCGATCTCGTCGCCGCGGGCCGACGGCTGGATGATCCGCCCGGAATCCTCCGGGTTTTCCGCGAAGGCGACCATGTTGGCGGTGAGCCGGCGCA
This Microbaculum marinisediminis DNA region includes the following protein-coding sequences:
- a CDS encoding sensor histidine kinase → MIAEVLIYVPSIANFRRTWLDDRLNAAQTAALVLEAAPDNMVPKALELELLEHVGAYTVAHKRGTTRRLLAISDMPPDVQETIDLRAMSVSGEIYESFMTLVSAHGRTIRVVGDAPTGGEFIEIVIDEMPLRNAMIAYSVNILTLSIIISVFTAALVYLAINWLLVRPMRRLTANMVAFAENPEDSGRIIQPSARGDEIGVAEGELAHLQQELIGTLNQKNRLAAMGLAVSKINHDLRNMLASAQLIVDRVGAVDDPLVKRLAPKLIRTLDRAGEFCTNTLKYGSAHESPPERRRIALSALVDEVGDTLGLDTNAELRFVNAVPSGLEVDADADQLFRVLINLVRNALQAIEGRGDIDPARDMIRVSARRDGAVVTIEVADTGPGVSEMARKRLFEAFQGSTRPGGTGLGLAIAAELVRAHGGTIRLADGTLGATFSLEIPDRVVQLRPREGDARSAG